A single genomic interval of Xyrauchen texanus isolate HMW12.3.18 chromosome 40, RBS_HiC_50CHRs, whole genome shotgun sequence harbors:
- the LOC127633658 gene encoding dehydrogenase/reductase SDR family member 7C-A-like isoform X1, whose protein sequence is MYTKMGLPSVMVLPLLIVVFAGVYYVYNKVMRFMSKSMVLNKVVVITDAISGMGSECARLFHEGGARLVLCGPSWDKLESLHDSLCSGSDPSKTFTPKLVLLDFSDMENISDVITEIAECYGCVDVLICNSSMKVKAPVQNHSLEMDKTVMDVNYFGPITLAKGVLPLMITRRTGQFVLANSIQGTLALPFRTSYAASKHAVQAFFDCLRAEVEEYGISVSTVSHTFINSQNTTPSKTPPTNPLWAYISCMLNSHGVSPNDLAREIVRTVNRHRREVLLAHPIPWIALYIRSLLPSFFFAVVAAGVKDGAMAEQLK, encoded by the exons ATGTACACT AAGATGGGTCTCCCATCTGTCATGGTCCTGCCCCTGCTGATAGTGGTTTTTGCTGGAGTTTACTATGTTTACAATAAAGTCATGCGGTTCATGTCTAAGTCCATGGTGCTGAACAAAGTGGTGGTGATCACAGACGCCATATCCGGGATGGGAAGTG AGTGTGCCAGACTGTTTCATGAAGGTGGTGCGAGGCTGGTTTTGTGCGGGCCAAGTTGGGACAAGCTTGAATCTCTGCATGACTCGCTGTGCAGTGGATCAGACCCCAGTAAA ACTTTCACACCCAAGCTGGTGCTGCTGGACTTCAGCGATATGGAGAACATTTCAGATGTGATCACAGAGATTGCAGAGTGCTACGGCTGTGTGGATGTTCTGATATGCAATAGCAGCATGAAGGTCAAAGCCCCAGTTCAGAATCACTCCCTGGAGATGGACAAAACTGTCATGGATGTCAACTATTTTGGACCTATTACGTTGGCCAAAG GTGTCCTGCCATTAATGATCACTAGAAGGACAGGGCAATTTGTATTGGCCAACAGCATCCAAGGGACACTTGCTCTCCCATTCCGTACCTCTT ATGCCGCCTCCAAGCATGCAGTCCAGGCTTTCTTCGACTGTCTGAGAGCAGAGGTGGAGGAGTATGGGATCTCTGTCAGTACAGTCAGCCACACCTTCATTAACTCACAGAACACCACTCCCTCCAAAACCCCACCCACCAATCCCCTCTGGGCAT ACATCTCTTGCATGCTGAACTCTCATGGGGTGAGTCCCAATGACCTGGCCCGTGAGATTGTGAGAACGGTGAACAGGCACAGACGAGAAGTGCTTCTTGCCCACCCCATCCCCTGGATCGCCCTGTACATCCGGTCTCTTCTCCCCAGCTTCTTCTTTGCTGTGGTGGCTGCTGGGGTGAAGGATGGAGCCATGGCTGAGCAGCTGAAATAG
- the LOC127633658 gene encoding dehydrogenase/reductase SDR family member 7C-A-like isoform X2 has translation MYTMGLPSVMVLPLLIVVFAGVYYVYNKVMRFMSKSMVLNKVVVITDAISGMGSECARLFHEGGARLVLCGPSWDKLESLHDSLCSGSDPSKTFTPKLVLLDFSDMENISDVITEIAECYGCVDVLICNSSMKVKAPVQNHSLEMDKTVMDVNYFGPITLAKGVLPLMITRRTGQFVLANSIQGTLALPFRTSYAASKHAVQAFFDCLRAEVEEYGISVSTVSHTFINSQNTTPSKTPPTNPLWAYISCMLNSHGVSPNDLAREIVRTVNRHRREVLLAHPIPWIALYIRSLLPSFFFAVVAAGVKDGAMAEQLK, from the exons ATGTACACT ATGGGTCTCCCATCTGTCATGGTCCTGCCCCTGCTGATAGTGGTTTTTGCTGGAGTTTACTATGTTTACAATAAAGTCATGCGGTTCATGTCTAAGTCCATGGTGCTGAACAAAGTGGTGGTGATCACAGACGCCATATCCGGGATGGGAAGTG AGTGTGCCAGACTGTTTCATGAAGGTGGTGCGAGGCTGGTTTTGTGCGGGCCAAGTTGGGACAAGCTTGAATCTCTGCATGACTCGCTGTGCAGTGGATCAGACCCCAGTAAA ACTTTCACACCCAAGCTGGTGCTGCTGGACTTCAGCGATATGGAGAACATTTCAGATGTGATCACAGAGATTGCAGAGTGCTACGGCTGTGTGGATGTTCTGATATGCAATAGCAGCATGAAGGTCAAAGCCCCAGTTCAGAATCACTCCCTGGAGATGGACAAAACTGTCATGGATGTCAACTATTTTGGACCTATTACGTTGGCCAAAG GTGTCCTGCCATTAATGATCACTAGAAGGACAGGGCAATTTGTATTGGCCAACAGCATCCAAGGGACACTTGCTCTCCCATTCCGTACCTCTT ATGCCGCCTCCAAGCATGCAGTCCAGGCTTTCTTCGACTGTCTGAGAGCAGAGGTGGAGGAGTATGGGATCTCTGTCAGTACAGTCAGCCACACCTTCATTAACTCACAGAACACCACTCCCTCCAAAACCCCACCCACCAATCCCCTCTGGGCAT ACATCTCTTGCATGCTGAACTCTCATGGGGTGAGTCCCAATGACCTGGCCCGTGAGATTGTGAGAACGGTGAACAGGCACAGACGAGAAGTGCTTCTTGCCCACCCCATCCCCTGGATCGCCCTGTACATCCGGTCTCTTCTCCCCAGCTTCTTCTTTGCTGTGGTGGCTGCTGGGGTGAAGGATGGAGCCATGGCTGAGCAGCTGAAATAG